From the genome of Stutzerimonas stutzeri, one region includes:
- the pilV gene encoding shufflon system plasmid conjugative transfer pilus tip adhesin PilV translates to MKISSSSKQQRGLALMEALFVLILAAVASSVALQQYGRYLDNITNKQAAEHATIVADAAAKYLKDNYAAVVAIAGPTSPATITTAMLKTTNYLPSGFSDKNAFGQDYTVRVIEPQPNQLQALVVSTGGQTIRELDGRRVAQYMGARGGFISSTDTSIATGSFGGWQVPLASFGVAPGAGHIATALFLEDGALVNDYLYRNAVPGKPEVNRMNTAINMNGNNLNSAGTVSAATVTASGNISATGETTTGGWFRTTGDTGWYNQKWNGGWYMNDPTWVRSYGDKNVYSGGEIRGGTLRSEGRTAVGEYLQLGGVATEGTACSPNGLVGRTAAGLTLSCQSGVWSTGGGIDVGARTPLSFNANYCLGTNALVYAQIRGDVRDSMGVEIVVNGAVEVASKADTEGWYSYQSTSTILSASDCFMIRSLVATSSQRIAWFKRL, encoded by the coding sequence ATGAAGATCTCTTCTTCTTCAAAGCAGCAACGCGGCTTGGCCCTGATGGAGGCGCTGTTCGTGCTGATACTCGCCGCCGTAGCGAGCTCTGTTGCGCTGCAGCAGTACGGGCGGTACTTGGACAACATCACGAATAAGCAGGCAGCAGAACACGCAACGATCGTTGCCGATGCAGCCGCCAAGTATCTGAAGGATAACTATGCGGCTGTTGTTGCGATCGCTGGCCCAACTTCGCCGGCGACAATAACTACCGCAATGTTGAAAACCACGAACTACCTGCCCTCTGGTTTTTCAGACAAAAACGCCTTTGGTCAAGACTATACGGTACGCGTGATCGAGCCACAGCCGAACCAGCTACAAGCATTGGTCGTCAGCACCGGTGGCCAAACGATACGAGAATTGGATGGCCGGCGAGTGGCTCAGTACATGGGCGCACGAGGCGGTTTCATTTCTAGCACCGACACAAGCATCGCGACAGGCAGCTTCGGCGGCTGGCAAGTTCCGCTCGCCTCCTTCGGTGTGGCTCCGGGTGCAGGGCATATCGCCACCGCTCTATTCCTTGAGGACGGCGCGTTGGTCAATGACTACCTCTACCGGAATGCGGTTCCTGGTAAGCCAGAGGTAAATCGCATGAACACCGCCATCAACATGAACGGGAACAATCTCAACAGCGCAGGGACAGTCTCCGCTGCCACGGTTACAGCAAGTGGAAACATCAGTGCAACCGGCGAGACGACAACTGGAGGGTGGTTTCGCACCACGGGAGATACTGGCTGGTACAACCAGAAGTGGAACGGTGGCTGGTACATGAATGACCCGACCTGGGTCAGATCCTACGGTGACAAAAACGTCTACTCAGGTGGGGAGATTCGCGGGGGCACGTTGCGGTCGGAGGGACGCACTGCTGTCGGCGAGTATTTGCAGCTCGGCGGAGTCGCAACAGAGGGCACCGCGTGTAGCCCTAACGGGCTTGTAGGCCGCACCGCTGCTGGCCTCACCTTATCTTGCCAATCCGGGGTGTGGTCTACAGGAGGAGGCATTGATGTCGGCGCTCGGACTCCTCTGAGCTTTAACGCCAATTACTGCCTCGGTACAAATGCCCTGGTATATGCCCAGATACGGGGCGACGTGCGCGATTCAATGGGCGTGGAGATCGTGGTCAACGGAGCAGTTGAGGTAGCTTCTAAAGCGGACACAGAGGGTTGGTATAGCTACCAATCAACCAGTACGATCCTTTCAGCAAGCGATTGCTTCATGATCAGATCGCTCGTCGCAACCAGCTCACAGCGCATCGCCTGGTTTAAACGGCTGTAA
- a CDS encoding ATPase, T2SS/T4P/T4SS family, with amino-acid sequence MSLIAQANFVDLFLGETFCDVKGLHGAATPRVPAPAAWEDEVAELRQRCRTTYAQHGEPEFSVTLEDVMLRVTKVTDVNLQDVFFVRRSSAQIRKLDDLGFPDHVLNAWRSHELRGLVLVAGEMANGKTSTAAGMVVDRMQRHGGLTIAIEDPPETKLSGEHGPGRVVQIQASKKTGGYAEHLYHAMRTGADLIFLGEIRDQATACEALTASINGHLILATLHAGNVAQALDRIVTLAGAGFENANEVLATGLGMVIWQSLHRDHRADKVFTRMTVQPLVLNGSDAPGIREKIRQGKTQNVMQDVLLQMNSAQWNDD; translated from the coding sequence GTGAGTTTGATTGCCCAAGCGAATTTCGTAGATCTGTTTCTTGGCGAGACTTTCTGCGATGTCAAAGGGCTTCACGGGGCGGCGACGCCCCGTGTTCCAGCACCGGCGGCGTGGGAAGACGAAGTTGCTGAGTTACGTCAGCGCTGCCGCACTACCTATGCGCAACACGGAGAGCCAGAATTTTCAGTGACATTGGAAGACGTGATGCTTCGTGTCACTAAAGTCACTGATGTGAACCTGCAGGACGTCTTTTTTGTCCGCCGATCAAGCGCGCAGATCCGGAAGCTCGATGACCTCGGATTTCCTGACCACGTGCTGAATGCCTGGCGTAGCCACGAGCTGCGAGGTTTGGTTCTCGTCGCCGGCGAGATGGCCAACGGCAAAACGTCAACCGCAGCGGGAATGGTTGTAGACCGGATGCAGAGGCATGGTGGGCTTACGATCGCTATCGAAGATCCGCCGGAAACCAAGCTGAGTGGCGAACACGGCCCTGGCCGAGTAGTGCAGATCCAAGCCTCGAAAAAGACAGGTGGATACGCAGAGCACCTGTACCACGCAATGCGGACAGGCGCGGACTTGATTTTCCTGGGGGAGATTCGCGACCAGGCGACAGCATGCGAAGCGCTGACCGCCTCGATCAATGGACACCTGATACTGGCGACGCTCCATGCGGGTAACGTGGCTCAGGCGCTCGATCGCATTGTCACTCTGGCAGGAGCCGGTTTCGAGAACGCTAACGAGGTGCTGGCCACAGGTCTCGGAATGGTGATCTGGCAGTCGCTTCACCGCGATCACCGAGCCGACAAAGTATTCACCCGAATGACTGTTCAGCCACTGGTTCTTAATGGATCCGACGCGCCTGGGATTCGCGAAAAGATCCGCCAGGGTAAAACACAGAATGTGATGCAGGACGTCCTGCTTCAAATGAACTCAGCACAGTGGAACGACGACTAG
- a CDS encoding type 4 pilus major pilin translates to MKNNRSFSRKQNGATTMEVLFYLIVAALVLYVVVQMGFKLFGKQTNNTEQTNVAELIINTRALKSSQGYGASGTNLVPQLLATDGIPNGLTVASNVPYNAWNGAVTVVSAGVAFTITYQSVPQDACVALATKVAKNQAFTTRINSGTALTGEVTAATATTSCSGTTNTITWTVSS, encoded by the coding sequence ATGAAAAACAACCGTTCGTTCTCCCGCAAGCAAAACGGCGCAACCACGATGGAAGTGCTTTTCTATCTCATCGTTGCGGCTCTGGTTCTTTATGTGGTTGTGCAGATGGGTTTCAAACTCTTCGGCAAGCAAACCAATAACACCGAGCAAACCAACGTAGCCGAACTCATTATCAATACTCGCGCATTGAAGAGTTCCCAAGGCTATGGTGCTTCGGGAACAAACCTCGTGCCTCAATTGCTCGCAACTGACGGTATTCCAAACGGCCTGACAGTTGCGTCAAACGTGCCCTATAACGCCTGGAACGGTGCGGTCACGGTTGTATCGGCTGGTGTTGCTTTCACCATTACCTATCAGTCGGTACCACAAGATGCGTGTGTCGCCTTGGCCACCAAGGTAGCGAAAAACCAGGCGTTCACCACCCGCATCAACTCGGGAACCGCGCTCACCGGAGAGGTGACTGCAGCCACTGCGACCACGAGCTGCAGCGGTACCACCAACACCATCACATGGACCGTGAGCTCGTGA
- a CDS encoding type II secretion system F family protein: MNLKSLWTTFDEFVTRAQFGAGQRTELYRSIALLLDNGVRLDDALYELFNVFSDDQQRKGEPLAVVCMECYQALANGQKLSQALKRWAPHQEVTLLAAGEQSGALSQALKDAIRTIAYKQRITAAVLSATLYPAFLYSIAGVLLWVISTLLVPKMAKLSDPDTWEGVGYALNIIAWSASNFGIYAVITLVALLTAIFYSLPRLTGEIRIWLDRAPIYTTYRVLHGSTFLLNVSVMIRAGIPLHDTLLLLGKGAQPWLYERISAAIYGTRQGGNLGVALDRAGHRFPDKRAVQFLKILASRDGFEDAINNYSQEWLEQCIRQVENSAKLSLIISAGFMAGLMALVVLGTFDMQTALEQSVNART; the protein is encoded by the coding sequence ATGAACCTTAAAAGTCTTTGGACAACCTTTGACGAGTTTGTAACTCGTGCGCAGTTCGGTGCGGGGCAGCGTACCGAACTGTACCGTTCCATCGCATTGCTGCTGGACAACGGTGTTCGGTTGGATGACGCCTTGTATGAACTGTTCAATGTATTTAGCGATGACCAACAGCGTAAAGGTGAGCCCTTGGCGGTTGTTTGTATGGAGTGCTATCAGGCGCTCGCTAACGGCCAGAAATTGAGTCAAGCCTTAAAGCGTTGGGCTCCGCATCAAGAGGTTACGCTTCTCGCCGCCGGTGAGCAGTCAGGCGCGCTTTCACAAGCACTAAAAGATGCAATCAGAACTATTGCGTATAAGCAGCGGATTACCGCTGCCGTACTCAGTGCAACGCTGTATCCGGCGTTTCTGTATTCGATCGCAGGTGTCCTCCTTTGGGTTATCTCCACTCTTCTCGTACCCAAAATGGCCAAGCTCAGCGATCCTGATACATGGGAGGGCGTTGGTTATGCACTGAATATCATCGCTTGGTCGGCGTCCAACTTCGGAATCTATGCAGTTATCACTCTAGTAGCTCTTTTAACCGCGATATTTTACAGCCTGCCACGGCTGACGGGTGAGATTCGGATATGGCTTGATCGAGCGCCCATTTACACCACCTACAGGGTTCTTCACGGATCGACATTTCTCCTGAATGTTTCGGTAATGATCAGAGCTGGAATCCCGCTTCATGACACGTTACTTCTGTTAGGGAAAGGCGCCCAACCCTGGCTATACGAGCGGATCAGCGCAGCAATTTATGGCACCCGTCAGGGTGGCAACCTTGGCGTAGCACTGGATCGCGCTGGCCACCGCTTTCCCGATAAGCGCGCTGTTCAATTTCTCAAAATCCTCGCCTCCCGCGACGGATTCGAGGACGCGATCAACAACTACTCACAAGAGTGGCTTGAGCAGTGTATTCGGCAGGTTGAGAACAGTGCCAAGTTAAGCCTGATCATTAGTGCCGGCTTTATGGCTGGACTCATGGCCTTGGTAGTCCTCGGGACATTTGACATGCAAACCGCACTCGAACAATCCGTAAACGCAAGAACTTAA
- a CDS encoding GspE/PulE family protein, whose translation MSNLNVTSDLATATPSPIIPRLILSAPGQRWEAGPEVMKMLCLTEDLVLYVSDSHANNMHVLSYIDRLEYNNVEFTIKRVRVEEIERLYRTAQNASSGAVAARSSQGTSDFQRLVMQITTKAAESQASDVHLMLEENALEIKFRIHGDLDPAGQLLRKEGEAFLSTIYQSMCEASDEIFKPHVSQDARLKKEYVQQCGLFGARVATRPMMSGPLMVMRLLYDNGQHRQLEELGYLPEQLLQLRRLIHQKKGIVVVSGVTGSGKSVTLQVLLQELLQHFKRRIHLLTVEDPPEYKIDGANQTELGNDDWAAAIKNAVRLDPDVLMVGEMRDFESAQAGFRGALTGHGLWTTLHTVDAISSVQRLLDLGVDPTLVLDPSLVKGFINQSLTRVLCPKCKVPYRDGRQNLTPDLQDRVDRFCTPDTVFLKGPGCTHCKGKGISGRTVIAEVLIPNIDFMRVFKQSKAEGKAYWVQKMGGITKNAHAIRQLNAGLIDPFMVEGDVGPLDEDYMTIGETK comes from the coding sequence ATGAGCAATCTCAACGTAACCAGCGATCTGGCAACAGCCACACCTTCGCCGATCATTCCGCGGCTGATCCTTAGCGCGCCAGGGCAGCGGTGGGAGGCTGGCCCCGAGGTCATGAAAATGCTGTGCCTGACAGAAGACCTGGTGCTCTACGTCTCCGACTCGCACGCAAACAACATGCATGTGCTCTCGTACATTGATCGGCTGGAATACAACAACGTCGAATTCACAATTAAACGTGTTCGTGTTGAAGAAATAGAGAGGCTCTACCGTACTGCCCAAAACGCAAGCTCAGGCGCTGTTGCTGCGCGCTCAAGCCAGGGTACCAGCGACTTTCAGCGCCTGGTCATGCAGATCACAACCAAGGCTGCTGAATCTCAAGCAAGTGATGTGCACCTCATGCTTGAAGAAAATGCTTTGGAGATCAAATTCCGCATCCACGGTGATCTAGACCCGGCTGGCCAACTGCTGCGTAAGGAAGGTGAGGCTTTTCTAAGCACCATTTACCAGTCCATGTGCGAGGCGTCTGACGAAATCTTTAAGCCCCATGTCAGCCAGGACGCACGACTCAAGAAAGAGTATGTCCAGCAATGCGGCCTATTTGGTGCCCGTGTAGCGACCAGGCCAATGATGTCTGGCCCTCTGATGGTAATGCGCCTTCTCTATGATAACGGTCAACACCGGCAACTTGAGGAGCTCGGTTATCTTCCCGAGCAGTTGCTTCAGCTTCGCCGACTGATTCACCAGAAAAAAGGAATTGTCGTTGTTTCTGGTGTAACTGGATCGGGCAAATCAGTCACGTTGCAAGTTTTATTGCAGGAACTGCTTCAGCATTTCAAACGACGCATTCATCTGCTCACAGTTGAAGATCCGCCTGAATACAAAATCGACGGAGCCAACCAAACCGAGCTCGGAAATGATGATTGGGCAGCAGCTATTAAGAATGCTGTACGTTTGGATCCCGATGTCTTAATGGTTGGTGAAATGCGGGACTTCGAATCTGCCCAGGCAGGCTTCCGAGGGGCGCTGACTGGCCATGGGCTTTGGACAACCTTGCACACTGTTGATGCTATCTCAAGCGTTCAGCGCCTGCTTGATCTGGGTGTCGATCCAACGCTTGTGCTCGATCCCTCGTTGGTGAAAGGGTTCATCAACCAGTCGCTAACTCGCGTACTTTGTCCAAAGTGCAAAGTTCCATATCGGGATGGACGTCAAAATCTAACACCTGATCTGCAAGACCGAGTAGACCGGTTTTGTACACCGGACACCGTATTCTTAAAAGGCCCCGGCTGCACTCATTGCAAGGGGAAAGGTATCTCTGGACGCACAGTAATTGCAGAGGTGCTAATACCGAACATTGACTTCATGCGTGTTTTCAAGCAGAGCAAAGCGGAAGGAAAAGCGTACTGGGTACAGAAGATGGGCGGTATTACTAAGAACGCTCACGCCATTCGTCAACTGAACGCAGGCCTAATTGATCCTTTCATGGTTGAAGGTGATGTTGGCCCGCTGGACGAGGATTACATGACCATTGGCGAGACCAAGTAA
- the pilP gene encoding type IV pilus biogenesis protein PilP, whose product MQRNKAYAVFIMLLFAFGRGETVLADEYVPTFGDLSALQAQKIYWELKGSRDQKKAEATKYGTDPVTGAAPVSSGNSVPQLRGVVGSGQNLYGTFMYDNGSVVEARAGEILPGGFRVNSVSLGKARLLKDGKYIEVMQSTGGREDSIQPTPSLPGMPGLMSPTPIR is encoded by the coding sequence ATGCAAAGAAATAAAGCTTATGCAGTTTTCATTATGCTGCTTTTCGCTTTTGGCCGGGGTGAAACAGTCTTGGCCGATGAATATGTTCCGACTTTCGGCGACCTTTCAGCTCTCCAGGCGCAAAAGATCTATTGGGAGCTAAAAGGGAGTCGAGATCAGAAGAAGGCCGAAGCAACAAAGTATGGGACAGATCCGGTAACAGGTGCTGCTCCAGTTTCTTCCGGAAATAGCGTCCCACAATTAAGAGGAGTGGTCGGCAGTGGCCAAAACCTTTATGGAACGTTTATGTACGACAACGGCAGCGTTGTCGAGGCACGGGCTGGCGAAATTCTTCCCGGCGGTTTTCGCGTTAACTCAGTGTCGCTCGGGAAAGCGCGCTTATTGAAGGACGGCAAATATATCGAGGTAATGCAGTCCACTGGCGGTCGCGAAGATTCTATTCAGCCGACACCTTCGCTGCCAGGTATGCCGGGCCTGATGTCGCCAACACCGATCCGCTAG
- the pilO2 gene encoding type 4b pilus protein PilO2: MDVFSEIAQDPAPRKRPAATIVSINGNRFVSGLLWQALTRPRGYMKEAKEIGKREGLDIVAIRDTAEVKQAGFVSKADGAYKGMYSLAAALAGQLGDTWIGAFKLPDDRYAMVAVDSGAIIPGADKIGDKDAIQKQLRRIFARGTTDFKDNIFAPAELEFGGIERDIEDLLKPSNLKKEYTLKPLTFGLTKKEWIGVGIAAGVLACAMFGLWQWQLAVERAEREARILAAQLEAKRLEELNAKTRAEQQAPALKHPWATMIGVGDFVTSCSKASHEKPLALGGWVAISANCKPDLFAISYARTGSSTVNQLIAAAQGLFEFAPAFTEGGDKASLNEPIEMTVAGDEELRPLDDALASFNSHLQQVQIKPELVEVPYTPPPAPEPLPGADPAVEPPAPPVPDWFEFTFSFDTDIPPEILVQGLPGRGVRITEIDITRNDLAQLTWTIKGAIYAKK, translated from the coding sequence ATGGACGTATTCAGCGAAATTGCGCAAGACCCGGCGCCACGCAAAAGGCCCGCCGCAACAATCGTCTCCATCAATGGAAACAGGTTTGTCTCCGGGCTGTTATGGCAGGCCTTGACGCGTCCGCGCGGCTACATGAAAGAAGCCAAAGAAATTGGCAAACGAGAAGGTTTGGATATTGTCGCGATTCGCGATACCGCCGAAGTAAAGCAGGCCGGTTTTGTGAGCAAGGCCGACGGTGCTTATAAGGGGATGTATTCCCTTGCCGCTGCACTTGCAGGACAGCTCGGCGATACCTGGATCGGTGCCTTCAAACTGCCAGATGATCGTTATGCGATGGTTGCCGTCGACAGTGGTGCAATCATTCCTGGCGCAGACAAAATCGGCGATAAGGACGCTATTCAGAAGCAGCTACGGCGAATCTTCGCTAGGGGCACTACTGACTTCAAAGACAATATCTTTGCACCCGCCGAACTTGAGTTTGGCGGAATTGAGCGTGATATCGAGGATTTGCTCAAACCCTCTAATCTGAAAAAGGAATACACACTCAAGCCTCTAACTTTTGGCCTGACCAAAAAAGAATGGATCGGCGTTGGGATTGCAGCGGGCGTTCTAGCGTGCGCGATGTTCGGATTATGGCAATGGCAACTAGCAGTTGAGCGCGCTGAGCGTGAGGCTCGCATTCTAGCCGCTCAACTCGAGGCCAAGCGTTTGGAGGAGCTGAACGCGAAGACCAGGGCGGAACAGCAGGCGCCGGCTTTGAAACATCCATGGGCAACCATGATCGGGGTCGGGGACTTCGTTACATCGTGCAGTAAGGCATCCCATGAAAAGCCACTCGCCCTCGGCGGATGGGTTGCCATTTCAGCAAATTGCAAGCCGGATCTCTTCGCAATCAGTTACGCAAGGACTGGATCTTCCACTGTGAACCAGCTAATTGCGGCAGCACAGGGCCTGTTTGAATTTGCTCCAGCTTTCACCGAGGGTGGGGACAAGGCTTCTCTCAATGAGCCTATCGAGATGACCGTTGCCGGCGATGAAGAACTTCGTCCTCTTGATGACGCTCTGGCATCGTTTAACAGCCACCTGCAGCAAGTACAAATAAAGCCGGAACTCGTCGAGGTGCCTTACACGCCCCCGCCAGCTCCAGAGCCTCTTCCGGGGGCCGATCCGGCGGTCGAACCTCCGGCCCCACCTGTACCGGATTGGTTTGAATTTACTTTTTCGTTCGATACCGATATCCCGCCAGAGATCCTTGTTCAGGGCTTACCAGGTCGAGGTGTGCGAATCACCGAGATCGACATTACCCGTAATGACTTGGCGCAACTTACCTGGACCATAAAAGGAGCCATTTATGCAAAGAAATAA
- a CDS encoding PilN family type IVB pilus formation outer membrane protein codes for MKIEKLGRLTVALLLISMTAGCEVMRVHRTVDRVDSKAEEASKYAEVLRDPTLQGRPNDSVKFQDEPLVDLKPLAAVGGIPPHLDCSITFDKEMDVMDFAQVVTRACSLPVRVTPDVIDGGARQAQASGVGGPAPVGNDMAGLFPGGSGVQAAGMSSTNVPRNTRLRDLKYQGRLTGLLNQATAQLGLSWKYNARDRSITIFYLDTRTFNFYAFASATDMQSVVQSGTTSTAGTGTGGSGTGSSSGISGYSGSSQSTTLSLKTSIADDIEQNVKTMLSPVGRMALSRSTGIITVTDRPEVLEQIGAYLDAENTNITKQVLLNVKVYSVTLTDRDSAGIDWNLVYKAANGNWDFNLANTFQDAANNSVSGQVGILDGSFAGSTAVLKALSEQGRVSVVTSPSVTTLNLQPVPVQVARQTGYLASIQTTNTPDVGSSTSLTPGTVTSGFNMDLLPLVMPNNELLLRYSINISSLIRLRAESSGENRIQVPEIDNRIFSQNVRMRSGETLVLSGFDQTSEQGTKAGTGSSWNMFLGGGATRDTTRDVIVVLITPIIKS; via the coding sequence ATGAAAATCGAAAAACTGGGCAGGCTGACTGTCGCGCTCCTGCTGATCTCCATGACCGCTGGATGCGAAGTTATGCGCGTCCACCGCACTGTCGACCGAGTCGACAGCAAGGCTGAAGAGGCAAGCAAATACGCAGAAGTGCTGCGCGACCCAACGCTGCAAGGTCGCCCCAACGACTCGGTGAAATTCCAAGATGAGCCATTGGTTGACCTGAAACCGCTTGCTGCCGTGGGCGGCATTCCACCACACCTGGATTGCTCTATCACGTTCGATAAAGAAATGGACGTAATGGATTTCGCTCAGGTGGTCACTCGTGCGTGTTCGCTGCCAGTCCGAGTGACTCCGGACGTCATCGACGGAGGTGCGCGGCAGGCACAGGCGTCGGGAGTTGGCGGTCCAGCACCGGTTGGTAACGACATGGCGGGGCTTTTCCCAGGTGGTTCTGGCGTCCAGGCTGCGGGCATGTCCTCAACCAATGTGCCACGGAATACCCGCCTTCGAGATCTCAAGTATCAGGGACGGCTGACCGGCCTCTTGAACCAGGCAACCGCACAGCTCGGCCTGTCTTGGAAATACAACGCCAGGGATCGCTCGATCACGATCTTTTATCTCGACACTCGCACCTTCAACTTCTATGCATTCGCCTCTGCAACTGACATGCAGTCGGTCGTCCAGTCCGGTACCACATCCACCGCCGGTACCGGCACAGGCGGAAGTGGCACGGGCTCAAGCTCGGGTATCTCTGGTTACTCCGGAAGCAGCCAGTCCACGACGTTGAGCCTCAAAACCTCTATCGCAGACGACATCGAGCAGAACGTAAAGACCATGCTGAGCCCAGTAGGCCGGATGGCACTGTCTCGCTCTACCGGGATCATTACAGTTACCGACCGGCCAGAGGTGCTCGAACAAATCGGTGCGTACCTGGATGCTGAAAACACCAACATCACCAAGCAGGTACTGCTCAATGTAAAAGTGTACTCGGTGACGCTTACTGACAGAGATAGCGCGGGGATCGACTGGAACCTCGTCTACAAAGCTGCAAACGGGAACTGGGACTTCAATCTAGCCAACACTTTCCAAGATGCTGCCAACAACTCGGTAAGCGGACAGGTCGGTATTCTGGATGGCTCGTTCGCAGGCTCGACCGCCGTACTTAAGGCTCTTTCCGAGCAGGGCAGAGTATCGGTCGTAACTTCGCCATCTGTGACCACACTCAACCTGCAGCCAGTTCCTGTGCAAGTTGCACGGCAAACCGGCTATCTCGCGTCCATCCAGACTACTAACACCCCGGATGTTGGTTCTTCTACTTCGCTTACACCTGGAACAGTTACCAGTGGCTTCAATATGGATCTGCTTCCTTTGGTTATGCCAAATAATGAGTTGCTATTGCGTTATTCAATCAACATCAGTTCGCTAATTCGCTTGCGGGCTGAGTCCAGTGGTGAGAACCGCATCCAAGTGCCCGAGATTGATAACCGCATATTCAGTCAAAACGTACGCATGCGCTCCGGAGAAACGCTAGTTCTTTCCGGTTTCGATCAGACCTCTGAGCAAGGAACCAAAGCTGGCACCGGCAGTAGCTGGAATATGTTTCTCGGTGGCGGTGCCACCCGCGATACCACTCGCGATGTAATCGTCGTTCTGATCACACCGATCATCAAGAGCTAA
- a CDS encoding type IV secretory system conjugative DNA transfer family protein, which yields MKRLAFAIFMAHLSLHAQAAGGSFADDPRFTPMGQVPSLESLMNPTSEAVTGVSSIRAQLLSEGGRTVGFRGGLTSRARELVVGLQHRARALDVQYEFASLISQAGVLPPVIVEARDVAAFTPDQIRTADRVYKIERQERFVSVPPSWRDYLLVGLPLNTDVELPIMEARPVDSAEMKVWQEAVQQGWKEGEEQAQAILEANFHRLTRDYAGMLLYSTLVQHDLIGQSTITEAQQTVTGTRQELTLGDRVRRIIGRAEFETDASKWKPTIKIGEIPKKVEVEVKPVPAAAKQLAPQQAKAIAAPPETAISKGEAEKKSPLQPKPAENATAPVAAAPVKATSSARPAAAQPAAAARANTAKTAVTAASPAPTSVVSKPVPVEAEPPKMTKPQPDNKAAPLPIWTAQAGSTLRETIQGWVSKAGWNVDWQAEGLDYPIRAPIRIEGTFEEAIQKIFSYYRAAERPFRVTGSRQQKLLKVMELTPPRKSA from the coding sequence ATGAAGCGCCTCGCTTTCGCCATCTTCATGGCTCACCTCTCACTTCATGCCCAAGCCGCCGGCGGTAGCTTTGCTGATGACCCTCGCTTTACGCCCATGGGGCAGGTTCCGTCTCTTGAGTCTTTGATGAACCCGACTTCAGAGGCTGTAACCGGTGTTAGCAGTATCCGAGCTCAGCTCCTGTCGGAGGGGGGGCGCACAGTAGGTTTTCGTGGGGGGCTGACATCTCGTGCGCGTGAGCTTGTGGTTGGGCTGCAGCATCGTGCACGAGCACTGGATGTTCAGTATGAGTTCGCTTCCTTGATCAGTCAGGCAGGCGTGTTGCCGCCAGTCATCGTCGAGGCGCGCGATGTAGCAGCTTTTACACCTGACCAAATTCGAACTGCAGACCGCGTCTACAAGATTGAACGTCAGGAGCGCTTCGTCAGCGTTCCACCATCTTGGCGCGACTATCTTCTGGTCGGCCTGCCCCTCAATACTGACGTTGAGCTTCCGATTATGGAAGCTCGGCCGGTTGATAGCGCTGAAATGAAGGTTTGGCAGGAGGCTGTCCAGCAAGGCTGGAAGGAAGGCGAAGAGCAAGCCCAAGCCATCCTAGAAGCGAATTTCCACCGGCTGACTCGCGACTATGCCGGCATGCTGCTCTATTCCACGCTTGTTCAGCATGACCTTATCGGTCAGAGCACTATCACCGAAGCGCAGCAGACTGTAACCGGAACCCGCCAGGAGCTGACATTAGGTGATCGAGTGCGACGGATCATTGGTCGTGCCGAGTTTGAAACCGATGCGAGCAAATGGAAGCCAACAATCAAGATCGGAGAGATCCCCAAAAAGGTTGAGGTTGAAGTTAAGCCGGTTCCGGCTGCGGCCAAGCAGCTTGCACCGCAGCAAGCCAAGGCGATCGCTGCGCCTCCGGAAACGGCAATCAGCAAAGGAGAGGCTGAAAAGAAATCTCCCCTGCAACCAAAGCCAGCTGAAAACGCCACCGCTCCAGTAGCTGCAGCGCCTGTAAAGGCAACGAGCAGTGCGCGGCCTGCAGCCGCTCAGCCTGCCGCGGCTGCAAGGGCAAACACAGCAAAAACGGCAGTCACCGCGGCCTCACCGGCGCCAACCTCCGTAGTCAGCAAGCCAGTTCCTGTTGAAGCTGAACCACCGAAAATGACCAAGCCGCAGCCAGATAATAAAGCTGCTCCGTTGCCTATCTGGACTGCCCAGGCCGGTTCGACGTTGCGCGAAACGATCCAAGGGTGGGTCTCCAAAGCTGGGTGGAACGTTGATTGGCAAGCAGAAGGGTTGGACTACCCCATAAGAGCCCCTATCCGGATCGAGGGCACTTTTGAAGAAGCCATTCAAAAGATCTTTTCCTATTACCGCGCCGCAGAACGCCCGTTCCGTGTGACAGGTTCTCGCCAGCAAAAACTCTTGAAAGTAATGGAACTCACTCCACCGAGGAAGTCTGCATGA